Part of the Haloarchaeobius litoreus genome is shown below.
GTGCCCGTCGTCTGCACGCACTTCCAGACCCAGCAGGGCGACGACCCCGACGCGGTCGCGGTCCAGGGCGAGGCGGCGGAACGCGTGGTCGAACTCGCGGGCGACGACCCCAGGACCGTGCTCCTCGGCGACTTCAACGTGACCCCCGGCGACGACCCGGCGTACCGCGTGCTCGCCGACGAGTTTACGGACGCCTGGCCGGCGGCCGCCGCCCGGTCGCCATCCGACGGCGGCACCTATCCCGCCGACGAGCCAGTCGAGCGCATCGACCACGTCTGGACTGGCGACGAGTGGTCGGTCCGGTCAGCGGCGACCCACGGCGGCTGGGACGCGTCCGACCACCGTGCCGTGTCGGCCGTACTTGAAGACCCCGACCAGTCCGTCTGAAGGTTGAGGGGGCTGGCGTGCGAGAGAGTCACTATGCAGATCACGGGCGTCACCCAGCACCACCTCAGCCACCAGCTCGACGGCCACTTCGAGCCGACGTGGATCCCGGGCTACCCGCAGTCCAGCCACGAGGTCGAGCTGTTCGAGGTCGAGACCGACGCGGGAATCACGGGCCTCTGTGCCAGCCCGAGCTTCGCGGGGGGGCTCTCCTACGAGACGCCCCTCTCGCTCTTTCTGACCGGCGAGGAACCGCACGACGTGGACGCCATCCGACGGAAGCTCGAGAGCATCGACCTCATCGGCCCACGGCCCTGGCACCTCGAACTCGCGCTGTGGGACATCATCGGCAAGGACGCCGGGAAACCCGTCTACGAGCTGCTCGGCGGGAGCGGCGACGCCATCCCGTGCTACGCGAGCACCGGCGAGGTGCAGGCGGCAGACGAGCGAATCGAGTACGTGCAGGACCGCGTCGACGAGGGGTTCCAGGCGGTGAAGCTCCGCGTCGCCGAGAAGGAGGACGTCGAGGTCGTGCGCGCCGTCCGCGAGTCGTTCCCGGACCTGCCGCTGATGGTCGACGCGAACAAGGGCTGGGCGGTTCGCGTGATGGCGAACGAGGAGCGCTGGCGCTACAAGGATGCTCTCGAAGTCGCCCGCGAACTGGCGGATATCGGCGGCATCGAGTGGTTCGAGGAGCCGCTGCCGAGGCACGACTACGAGGGCTACGCCCGGCTCCGCGAGGCGACGGACGTCCCCATCGCGGGCGGGGAGTTCAACGACCGCCCTGGCGAGCTGTATCGGTTCCTCGACCACGACGCACTCGACGTGCTCCAGCCCGACGCCGCGCTCGCGACCGGCATCCGGGCGGGCGTGAGCGTCGCCGAGGCCGCCGAGGAACAGGGCGTCGAGTTCGTCCCGCACACGTGGACGAACGGCATCGGCTTCGCGGCGAACCTCCACGTGATGGCCGCCGCGGGCTCGCCGTGGTGCGAGTTCCCCATCGAGCCGCCGTGGACGCCCGAGGTGCGTGACTTCCTCCTCGAAGGGACGTTCCACCACGAGGACGGGTACGTGACGCCCCCGGACGGCCCGGGCCTCGGCGTCGAACTCGACGGAGGTGTCCTCGGATGAGCCTCCCCGACGACGTGCTGACGAAGCACCGCTCGGTCGCCGAGGACGTGGTCGGCGAAGAGACCTACGGCCACCTCATCGGCGGCGAGTGGGTCGAGAGCGACGGCGGTGAGACGCGGACGACACACGACTCGACGACCGGCGAGCCGCTGGCCGAGGTCCAGCAGGGCACGAGAACCGACGTGGACCGCGCCGTCGCGGCGGCCCGGGAGGCGTTCGAGGGTCGCTGGGGCGAGAAGTCGCCACAGCAGCGCGCCGAGCTCCTGCACCAGATCGCCGATGTCGTCGAGGCGGAGAAGACGAGCATCGCCCGACTGGACTCGCTGGAGGTGGGCAAGCCGAACAAGCACTCGCTGCTCGTGGACAACACCATCGTCGTCGACCAGCTCAGGCACTTCGCGAGCCTGGCCCGGACCGCCGACTCGGGCCGCTGCCCGCCGTCGGGCGACGACAAGCACATCTACACGCGCCGGGAGCCCTACGGCGTCGTCGGCTGCATCAGCGCGTGGAACTTCCCGGCGATGTTCGTCGCCTGGAAGCTCGGGCCAGCACTGGCAGCGGGCAACAGCGTCGTCTACAAGCCGTCCTCGCGGGCGGCGCTGTCGACGCTCGAACTCGCCCGCGTCTTCGACCGGGTGCTCCCCGACGGGACGGTCAACGTCGTCACGGGGGCGGGCAGCGTCGTCGGCGACGCCCTCACCGGCCACGAGGACGTGGCGAAGGTCAGCCTGACGGGCTCGACCGGAGCCGGGCAGGCGGCGATGCGGAACGCCGCGAACCGGGTCGCGCCCGTCTCACTCGAACTCGGCGGCAACAACCCGAACATCGTCTTTCCGGATGCGGACATCGACGACGCCGTCGAGGGGGCGCTGGTCGCGATGCTGTTCAACCAGGGCCAGCAGTGCACGGCGGGCTCGCGGCTGTTCGTCCACGAGGACGTGCGCGACGAGTTCTGCGAGACGCTGTACGCGCGGCTGGACCAACTCGGCGTCGGCGACCCGCTCTCGCCGCTGACCGACGTGGGCCCGCTCGTCGACCACGACCACGCGGACGAGGTCCGGGGCTACGTCGAGACCGCCCGGCAGGAGGGCGCGTCGGTGCTGTACGAGGGCGAGATTCCGGATGGGATGCGGGACGCACCGTTCGTCCCACCCACGCTACTCGGCGACGTTGGCGACGACGACACGGTCGCCGTCGAGGAGGTGTTCGGGCCGGTCGCGGCGCTGTTCACGTTCGAGTCCCGCGAGGAAGTGCTCGCCCGGGCGAACGACACCGAGTACGGGCTCGCGGCGGCGGTCTGGACGACCGACCTCGACCGCGCCCACGAGGTCGCGGCCGACCTCGAGGCCGGCACCGTGTGGGTGAACACCTACAACGACCTGTTCGAACCCGCGCCGTACGGCGGCTACAAGCAGTCAGGGCTCGGCCGCGAACTCGCGGCGGAAGCCCTCGACGACTACAGCCAGACGAAGTCGGTGAAGGTGAACCACGGCGACGTGCCGAACCTGGGCTGAGGGGAGCGTTCCGGGAACGCCCTCACGGTCGACACCGGTTCGGCGGATGCGCGACCGCCCGAAAGCGACGCCACCGCCCAATTTTTACATCAATATTCATTACATTTAAGCCGGTCGCTCCCGAACCGGGGACCATGCGCGCAGTCGTATTCCAGGGTGCGGAGGAGCCCATGACAGTCGAGGACGTCGACCGCCCGTCGCCGGGCGACGACGACATCCTCGTCGAGACGGAGGCCTGTGGCATCTGCCGGTCGGACTGGCACGCCTGGCGCGGGGACTGGGAGTGGATCGGCGTGATGCCCCAGCCCGGCCTCGTGTTCGGACACGAACCCGTCGGCACGGTCGTCGAGGTCGGGGACAACGTCGACCGGTTCTCGGTCGGCGACCGGGTCACCAACCCGTTCAACCTCGGCTGTGGCGGCTGTCACCACTGCCGCGACGGCCGCGGGAACATCTGCGAGCGCTCCATCCCGATGGGGTTCGTCCCGTTCCAGACCGGCGCGTTCGCCGAGTACTACTCGGTTCGGAACGCCGATTTCAACGCCGTCTCGCTCCCCGACGAGGTCGACCCGGTCGACGTGGCCGGGCTCGGCTGTCGGTTCGCCACGGCGTTCCACGGGCTCGCCCACCGCGTCGACGTGACGCCCGGCGACTGGGTCGCGGTCCACGGCTGCGGGGGCGTCGGCCTCTCCGCGGTCCACGTCGCCGACGCGCTCGGCGCGAACGTCATCGCGGTCGACCTCTCCGCCGAGAAGCTGGAGCGCGCCCGCGACCTCGGCGCGGACCGCACCGTCGAGGTCGGCGAGGTGGACGACGTGCCACAGGCCGTCAAGAAGTTCACCGAGAGCTCGCGCGGGGCGGACGTGGCGGTGGACGCGCTCGGCATCGCCGAGACCTGCCGGAACGCGATGGACTCGCTGGGGAAGGGCGGCCAGCAGCTCCAGATCGGCATGACCACCAGCGAGGAGGGCGGCGAGGTCTCCCTGCCGGTGGACACGATGGTCACCGACGAGCGGGAGTTCTACGGCACCTACGGCATCCCACCGAACGAGTACGACGAGATATTCCGGATGATGCGGACCGGCAAGCTCGAACCCGGCCGCGTCGTCAGCGAGACCGTCTCGCTGGAGGAGGTTCCGGGCGTCGTCGAGGGGCTGGGCGACTACGAGACGGTCGGCATCCCGGTCTGCGACGGGTTCTGAACGCCGGGCGACGGCTCCGTCGCTTAAAGACACGACTCCGTCCGGGGGAACGGGTAAGGGCGAGCCGTGAGAACGACGCTCCATGGCCATCGCACTACCCAGCGAGGCGGACGAGTGGATCCAGGAGTGGCGAGAGAAGCTGAACGAGTCCGAACGCTACAGCGAGGTCGGCGAGGGCTGGGGCGTCGGCTTCGACGGCTCGTTCCTGTTCGTCATCGAGCCCGACGACACCTACGACGGCGACGCCATCCACCTCTACGTCGACCTGGAGGACGGCGAGTGCACCGCGGCCCGCATGGTCGACGGCGAGGACGCCGTGGACTGGGGGTTCGCGTTCCGCGGGAGCTACACGAACTGGAAGCGGCTCATCCACGGCGAGGCCGACCCCATCGAGGGGATGATGAGCGGCGAGTTCGACCTCGACGGGGACATGCAGAAGGTGCTCCAGTACAGCAACGCGGCGGTCGTGATGACCGAGAACGCCGGCGCGGTCGACACCGAGTTCGAGTACTGACCCCACCCGAACCCTTTCCTGCCGACCCTCCGAACGACCGCACCATGAAGTCCGTGGGGTTGCGTATCGAGCCGGAGGACGGGTCGTTCCCGGGTGTCGATTCGTCGCTGGCGGCGCTGCCGGACGTGCGTCGGGATGGGCTGTCCGTCCTCGACCGGCTGGGTGACGGCACCTACGCCATGCTGTACCGTGTCGTCGGTGGCGACGGCGACCAGCTGCGCGGCGTCCTCGCCGACCACGAGGAGGTGCTCGAGTTCGACGTGGTCGACGCGGGCGACCGACGTCACTACGTCTTCGTGAACGTCCTCGCGCGCGAGTCGGTCGACGCACTGCTCGACGTGGTCGAGGCGCACCGCCTCCTGCTCGACCCGCCGTTCCACGTCACCCCCGACGGGCTGCGCGTCACGGTCTCGGGTGACCCCGAGTCGCTCCGCGAGGCGTTCGCAGACGTCGACGCGCTGGACGTCTCCATCGAAGTCGAGTGGACCGGCGGCTTCCGACCCGAGGAGCCGGCGGCGCTGACCCGGCTCACCGACCGCCAGCGCGAGGCCCTTCGCGTGGCCCACCGGCTCGGCTTCTACGAGACGCCACGCGAGGCCTCCTACGAGGAGATCGGTGCCGAGCTCGACTGTGCGCCCTCGACCGCGAACGAGCTCCTGCGGCGGGCCGAGGCGTGCGTCGTGGACGCGCTGCTCGACGGCTGAGTTCGCCGATTCCGTCGAAGCCCGATAGAGGCATCGAAACTGCTGCTGGCACCTGTTTTAGACACATCTAACTTTGAGTATAGAAAGCAACTATTATAAACTGTGGGCCTACTAATCTACGGTATGGAACGAACTGACGTCCTCACGAGCCCGCCCGGACGGTCGGGAAGTGGGGTTGGAAGGACGAGGGGTGCGCCATGACCTCGATGGGTTACGGAGCGGCGCAGTCACTCACCGCACAGCTGGAACAGGACCTCGCGAGCACCATCGACGTCGCGCCCTCCGTCTCGCGGCGCGCCGTCCTGGGTGGCCTCAGTATCCTCGGGGGAGCGGCGCTCACCGGCGTGGGCGGTGCCCAGAGCGGCGACGGTGGCGGCGGTGGCCACGACCACCCCGACCACGGGAACTTCGGTGCCGTCGGGGAGTACGACAGCGACGAGTTCGACCCCCACGAGTTCCTCACCGAGTTCAACACCGGTGACAACGGGGACGGCGGGGACGCCGACCCCAACGAGGGGGTCTACCAGGAGAACGGTCGGACGGTCCGCGAGTTCACCCTCACGGCCGTCGACACCGAGATAGAGGTCCTGCCGGGAGTCACCTTCCCGGTCTGGACGTACAACGGACAGGTCCCCGGCCCGACGCTCCGCGTCGAAGAGGGTGACCTCGTGCGCGTCAACTTCGTCAACGGGGCCGAGGAGCACGCACACACCATCCACCCCCACCTGAAGAACCTCGACCCCGACATGGACGGCACGCCGACGAACGGGCCGGGCGTCCTCAATCCGGGCGAGTCCTTCACCTACGAGTGGCAGGCCGAGCCGATGGGCACCCACCTCTACCACTGTCACACGATGCCCCTGAAGGCGCACGTCCACCGCGGGCTGTACGGTGCGCTCATCGTCGACCCGAAGCCGGAGCGGGTCCGAGAGAACCCCCGCGACTACGTGAACTACCACGGGCCGATGACCGACGAGCTGGTCTCCGAGCTGGTCGACCGGGCGAGGAGCCGGAACATGATCAGCCACCCCGACTACGCCCCCGAGGGGTTCACCGGCGTCAACGAGATGGTGATGGTGATGAACGGCTTCGACACGAACTTCGACGGCGACAACGAGGTGTACGCCGTCAACACCCGCGGCTTCTGCTACGGCGTCGGCTCGACCGACGGCCGCGGGAACTGGGCGGCCGGCGAGACGAAGCGACCCATCCAGGTGGATAAGAACGAGCTCCAGCGCGTCCACCTCGTCAACATGATCGAGTTCGACGCCATCAACTCGTTCCACACCCACTCGCAGTTCTTCGACTACTACGACGCCGGGACGACGCTGCTCCCGACCCGCTCGAACATCGACACGGTGATGCAGTGCCAGGCGCAGCGCGGGGTGTTCGAGATGGACTACAGCGACCACGACCCGGGGCTCTACATGTTCCACGCGCACCAGTCCGAGTTCGCCGAACTCGGCTGGATGAGCTTCTTCGAGGTGGTCTGAGATGAGCGACGAACCCGAGTCCGACGGCGGTGTGGTGACACACGAGGAGAGTCCCACGGGACCGTTCGGCCTGCCGACGGTCGTTGCCGGCGTCGTCCCCATCGTGATGCTCGCGGTGCTGGTCGGCGTGTTCCTGGTGACGACGCCCCTCGCTGGGCTGCAGAGCGACGGCGAACCGCTGCCGGACGTCTCCATCGACTACACGACGGTCCCCGAGGAGGGGACGCTCGTCGTCCACGTCACGAACAACGGTGCGGCACCCGTCACCATCGACCAGCTACAGATCGACGACGCGTACTGGAACTACGAGATGTCCAGTCCGGGCGACGACAGGACGCTTCAGCCACGTGAGAGCGGGACGATACGCGTCCCGTACCACTGGTCGCCCGGCTTCGACCACCACGTCACCGTGATGACCGCGGGCGGCGCGACGTTCGGGGAGACCATCGTCGCCACCCAGCAGACGCCCGGGTTCGACTTCGACGTCGTCCTCACGCTCGCCGTCGTGGGCCTGTTCGTCGGGGTCATCCCGGTCGCCCTCGGGATGCTCTGGTTCCCCTTCCTGGAGTCCATGAGCGACCGCTGGCTGCACGCCGTCCTCGCGTTCTCGGCGGGCATCCTCGCGTTCCTCGCCGTCGACGCGGGGTTCGAGGCGTTCGAACTCGGCCGCGCCGTGCCGAGTGCGTACATGGGCGAGCTGCTCGTCGTCCTCGGCATCGTCGGCGCGATGCTCCTGCTGCAGGCGGCGATGGACTGGCAGTCCGGCGGCGGTGAGCCGTCCGGGCTCTCGCTGGCCTACGCCGCCGCGCTCGGGATCGGGCTCCACAACCTCGCGGAGGGGCTCGCCATCGGGAGCGCGTTCGCTCTGGGGCGAGCGTCGCTCGGAGCCTTCCTCATCGTCGGGTTCATGATCCACAACGTGACCGAGGGGCCGGTCGTGGTCGCCCCGCTCGCACGGTCCGAGCGGCCCGCACTCTGGCACTTCGGGGCCATCGGCCTCCTCGCGGGTGCACCCGCCATCCTCGGCGGCTGGATCGGGAACCTGTTCTTCTCGCCCCTGCTCGGCGCGCTGTTCCTCGCCATCGGCGTGGGCGCGCTCCTGCAGGTCGTCTTCGACATCGGCGGGATGATCCGCAAGCGCGGTGAGCTCCTGAGCACGACGAACTCCCTCGGGTTCCTCGTCGGCCTCGTCGTGATGTACGCGACCGACTTCTTCATCACGCTGTAGGCGACGGGCGCTCCCGCCGTCGACGCGTCTTCCCAGGCGCGACCATCCTTTATGCACCGAGAGCGCGTTCGTCTAGCCATGTCCGTCAGCTTCGACTTCTCGGGCCGTGTCGCCATCGTGACCGGCGCGTCGGGCGCGCTGGGCAGTGCCGTCGTCGAGGCGTTCCGCGACGCCGGCGCGACAGTCTGTGCCGTGGACGTGGTCGACCCGAGCGACGAGGACGCACAGCTCGACCCCGACGCCGGGACGACGTTCTACCAGGCCGACCTCACCGACGAGGCGGTGGTCGAGGCCCTCGTCGAGCAGGTTCTCGACGACCACGGCCGTCTCGACCACCTCGCGAACATCGCCGGCACGTGGCGCGGCGGCGACCACGTCGAGGAGACCGAGCTCTCGGAGTTCGACCTGCTGTGGAACGTGAACCTGAAGACGGCGTTCCTCGCGACGAAGCACGCCCTGCCGCACCTGCAGGAGTCGGCGGGGTCCATCGTCTCGGTGTCCGCGCGCTCGTCGCTGGAGGGCGGCGAGGGCGACGGCCCGTACCGCATCACGAAGGCGGGCATCCGCCTGCTCACGGAGACCGTCGCCGAGGAGAACCGCGGCACCGTGCGGGCGAACTGCGTGATGCCGTCGGTGCTCGACACGCCGATGAACCGCGAGATGATGGAGCCGAGCGACGACTGGGTCGACCCCGCCGACGCGGCGCAGGTCATGCTGTTCCTCTGCTCCGAGGCGGCGTCGCCGACGAGCGGGGCGGCGGTCCCGGTGTACGGCGAGGCCTGAGCAGCCGGCGACTCACTCCTCGCCGCCGTCGTCCGTGCCCACTCCATCTCCGAGCACGCCCGGAACCCGAACCCGGACCGTCGTCCCGTCCTCTTCGGTCTCGAACGACAGCTCGCCGCCCAGCGCGTCGACGCTCCAGCTGACGAGCCAGAGCCCGAGCCCGCTCCCGTGGTCGAGGGCTGACTCCTCCTCGCGGTGGAGCGCGTCGAGCTCGTGGTCGGGGATGCCGGGGCCGTCGTCGCGGATCTCGAAGACTGCGTCGCGGCCATCACCGGACCCGGCGGCGACGGTCTCGGCGAGTGCCACGGTGACCGCCGGCTCTCCGGGGTCGTGTTCGAGCGCGTTCTCCACGAGGTTCGCGAAGACGGTCCGGAGCAGCTCCCGGTCGGTCCGGAGCGTGAGGTCGCGGGGCACCGAGACGGTCACGGCGTCGCCACCGTTGCCGTCGTCGACCTCGGCGACGACCCCCTCGAGCAGCTCGCGGACGGCAACCGCCTCGACGGTCACGTCCCGGTCCATCGTGCGCTCGATGTCGCGGGCCTTCTCGCCGAGGGCGAGCAGGCCGGCGGTCTCGTCCGCCGCGGTCCCGAGCATCGCCTCCAGCTCCGGGTCGTCCGTTCGTGCGAGCACCTCGCCGAGGTAGCCCTGCACGACGGTCAGGTCGTTCCGGAGGTTGTGCCGGAGGACGCGGTTCAGGACGGCGAGACGCTGCTTGCGGGCGAGTTCGTCGGTCACGTCCTGCAGGACGACGGTATAGCCGAGCGTGGCGTCGCCGGGGCCGGTCAGCGCGGTCACGACGACGGTGAACGTGAGGCGTTCGCCGTCGGCGTACGTGCTCACGCGGCGCTCCCCCGCCGCCTCGGCCGTGGCGTCGATGTCGAGGTGGTCGTCGAGCGGGTCGGTGAGCGCGGCACGCTTGTCGGCCCCGAGCAGCGACTCGGCGGCCGGGTTGAGCGTGACGATGCGGTTGTCGCCATCGACGACGACGACCGGGTTCCCGAGGTCGTCGATGGCGGCGCGTTCGCCCGTCCGGCGCGTCGCGGGGTTGAGCGCGAACATCTCACTGCGGAAGAGGGCGTACATGTCCAGCGCGACGTGGGGGATGAACGCGACGGCGACGAAGTTGAGTTCGGGGTACGGGCCGAGTTCGAGCAGCCACAGGCCCACGGCGACCAGCGGCGGAATGGGCGTGAGCGCGATGGCGATGGCCTGTGTCCGGTAGAGCGGGCCGTAGCTGAGGACGGTGTCGATGAGGAGGAAGATGGCGACGGTCAGCACCGCCGCAAGCAGCACGAACTGGAGGTAGATGGGGAGCCCGATGGCGTAGTCGGCCGACGCGACGCCCTCGGTCGGGACGACGGTGAACGACCGCCAGGCGAGCCCGTGGAGCGGGTTCGTGAGGACGAGCGCGCTGAAGGCCACGGCGTCGGCGACCAGCAGCCCGAACCACGTGCTCCGGAGGGCGTGTCCCCGGCCGGTGTACTCGAACGCGAAGGCGACGTAGCCCACGACGACGACGGCCGCACCGACCCAGAACAGCGACTCCAGCACCTCCCGGGTTACCTGGTCGTAGACGAGCATGGCGACGGCCTGCGAGAAGCAGAGGAGCACCTGGCCCGCGATGACGACGAGGAACGAGCGGCCGCCGGGCTTGTCCGCAAAGCGCAGGACGTAGCCGAAGAAGGCGAGGTTCACCACGCCCGCCAGCAGGGCGAGGGCGGCGGGCCAGGCGAACGTACTCATTCCCCGCAGCTTTCACTTGCATCCACTTGCGGGTTCCGGCCTCGGATGGTGGTGCGGGGCGACGACGGCTGCCTGCGACCGTCGGCAGCAGCGTCGACCGCCAGCGTTTTCGACGGGACGCACCTACCGGACACCGATGCTCGCGTACCACGCCCTGTTCGTCGCGCTCGTCGTCGGGACGGAGCTGTTCTTCGCCGGCCTCTCGATAGTCAACGTCCGGTACGGCGCACGGACGGCCCGCGCTCGCTCGGACTGGATGCGCGAGACGCTCGGCGTCGAGGACGTGGCGTCGGTGCTCGACTACCAGCGCGCCCGCGTCGGCCTCTCGCTGCTGGAGACGGCGACGACGCTGGGGTTCCTGCTGCTCGCGCTCTACTCCGGCGTCGTGACCGACGTGGTCGTCGCCCTGACCGAGACGGGGCTGTCGCCGCTGCTCCAGGGCGTTGCCTTCGTCGTGCTGGCGCTGCTCGCGGCCCGGCTGCTCGGTGTCCCGTTCGACCTCTACAGCACGTTCGTCGTCGAGGAGGCGTTCGACTTCAACAACCAGTCGCCGACGCTCTGGGTGCGGGACTACCTGCTGGGGACCGTCCTGAGTCTCGTCATCGTCGGTGGGCTCGCCGCGGCGGTCCTCTGGTTCGTCGAGAACGTGCAGTACTGGCCGGTCGCCGGCTGGGCGCTCGTCGTCGGCTTCTCCGTGGCGATGTTGGTGCTCAAACCCCGGGTCATCGACCCGCTGTTCAACGAGTTCACGCCCGTGGAGGAGAGCGACCTCCGCGACGCCGTCGACGAGGTGTTCGAGCGCGCGGGGTTCCGCTGCGAGCAGGTGTACGAGATGGACGCCAGCAGGCGGTCGGGCCACTCGAACGCCTACTTCGTCGGCTTCGGGCGCACGAAGCGGGTCGTGCTGTACGACACGCTCGTCGAGTCGATGGAGGTCGACGAGATCCAGGTCGTGCTCGCCCACGAACTGGCCCACTGGAAGCGAAAGCACATCCCGAAGTTCGTCGCGCTCGCGGCGGTCCAGTTCGCCGTC
Proteins encoded:
- a CDS encoding M48 family metallopeptidase → MLAYHALFVALVVGTELFFAGLSIVNVRYGARTARARSDWMRETLGVEDVASVLDYQRARVGLSLLETATTLGFLLLALYSGVVTDVVVALTETGLSPLLQGVAFVVLALLAARLLGVPFDLYSTFVVEEAFDFNNQSPTLWVRDYLLGTVLSLVIVGGLAAAVLWFVENVQYWPVAGWALVVGFSVAMLVLKPRVIDPLFNEFTPVEESDLRDAVDEVFERAGFRCEQVYEMDASRRSGHSNAYFVGFGRTKRVVLYDTLVESMEVDEIQVVLAHELAHWKRKHIPKFVALAAVQFAVVFAALGYLAGQPWVFDLFGFPAEATYAGLFVAVLLVGPVLQLSAPLQNYLSLAYEREADTFAVETMGADPMANALAALAADNMTNPFPHPLYETFHHDHPPIPERIRYVQEMGEEAAEPTEETPGDGTPSA